Proteins encoded together in one bacterium window:
- a CDS encoding tetratricopeptide repeat protein produces the protein MMKLFLSFFSLVILIGCSSNKTDKELFDEAQNYLKQDKVPEAVMAFEEIVNDHSKSELAPEALSQLAGLYQNKLIKSISEKENLIKAIELFKKLHTDYPKSRFAPSGLFMAGFINANDLQNYDEATKIYKQFLKEYPNDELAASAQAELDNMGLTPEEILMKNMAKEK, from the coding sequence ATGATGAAATTATTTCTCAGTTTTTTCAGTTTGGTAATCTTAATTGGTTGCTCTTCAAATAAAACCGACAAAGAACTTTTTGATGAAGCACAAAATTATTTGAAACAGGATAAAGTACCCGAAGCAGTAATGGCTTTTGAAGAGATCGTAAATGATCATTCTAAAAGCGAGTTAGCTCCTGAAGCCCTGTCTCAATTGGCAGGTTTGTATCAAAATAAACTGATAAAAAGTATTTCTGAAAAAGAGAATCTCATAAAAGCAATCGAACTTTTTAAAAAACTTCACACAGATTACCCCAAAAGTAGATTCGCACCTTCGGGACTTTTTATGGCAGGATTCATCAATGCAAACGATCTGCAAAATTATGATGAAGCCACAAAAATCTATAAACAGTTTCTTAAAGAATATCCAAATGATGAACTTGCCGCATCGGCACAAGCTGAACTTGATAATATGGGTTTGACACCGGAAGAAATTCTAATGAAGAATATGGCAAAAGAAAAGTAA
- a CDS encoding DUF58 domain-containing protein, which yields MEKAVRDFKNYLDPSFISKLNSLELKARLVVEGFMVGLHKSPYHGFSVEFSEHRAYMQGDNLKDVDWKVFGKTEKYFIKQYEEETNLRSYVFLDTSNSMAYSSGSNLSKLDYSITLAAALSYLMIHQQDAVGLTLYSEKINKFLPPKSSRAYLQEIFKNLALVKASEKTNTAESLSEGAEKLKRRGLVVIISDFFDDIISVLRALKHFSYKKNEVIVFQILDPMEKTFSFGKDAIFKDLETGDELTTQPYQIQKAYREAMKEFTERIKTECLNSNIDYNLIETSDPYDKALLRYIQKREKLY from the coding sequence ATGGAAAAAGCAGTTCGGGACTTTAAGAATTATCTCGATCCATCATTTATATCAAAGCTAAACTCACTTGAACTAAAAGCAAGGTTGGTAGTTGAAGGTTTTATGGTAGGATTGCATAAGAGTCCGTACCATGGTTTCAGTGTGGAGTTTTCTGAACATCGTGCATATATGCAGGGAGACAACTTAAAAGATGTTGATTGGAAAGTGTTCGGAAAAACAGAAAAGTATTTTATCAAGCAGTATGAAGAAGAAACCAACCTCAGAAGCTATGTATTTCTCGATACAAGCAATTCTATGGCTTATTCTTCAGGAAGTAACTTAAGCAAATTGGATTATTCAATTACACTTGCTGCTGCTCTAAGTTATCTGATGATCCATCAGCAGGATGCAGTTGGATTAACACTTTATTCTGAAAAGATAAACAAGTTTCTGCCTCCAAAATCCTCTCGAGCATATCTTCAGGAAATATTTAAAAACCTTGCTCTTGTCAAAGCATCTGAAAAGACGAATACGGCCGAAAGTTTAAGTGAAGGTGCAGAAAAACTCAAGCGCAGAGGACTAGTTGTTATAATTTCAGATTTTTTTGATGATATAATTTCCGTTCTCAGGGCACTGAAACATTTCAGTTATAAAAAAAATGAAGTTATTGTTTTCCAGATTTTGGATCCCATGGAAAAAACCTTTTCATTTGGTAAGGATGCCATCTTTAAAGACCTTGAAACAGGAGATGAGTTAACCACGCAGCCATATCAAATCCAAAAAGCATATCGTGAAGCGATGAAAGAGTTTACTGAAAGGATAAAAACTGAATGTCTGAACTCAAATATTGACTACAACCTGATTGAAACATCTGATCCATACGACAAAGCACTTCTTCGTTACATCCAAAAACGCGAAAAACTTTACTGA